The Hyalangium ruber nucleotide sequence GGGGCCTTCAAGTCCCTGGAGCCCATCCAGCGCGAGCGCCCGGACGACCCGGACGCCAAGGTGGTGGAGGCGGAGATCCTCCTCATCAAGGGCGAGGAGCTGCTGGCCGCGAAGCTGATGGACCGGCTGGTGGACGAGAACCCGGGCCTCATCGAGGCGCGGCTGCTGCGCGTGCGCTACTTCTTCAACAGCGGGTACGCGGCGGAGGCGCTGCAGGACCTGTCGGGCATCACCGGCAAGGACGCGGCGCGGCCCGAGGTGGTGCTGCTGCGGGCGCGGCTGCTCACGAAGCTGGAGCGCCACGAGGAAGCGGACGCCGAGCTGACGCGGCTGACGGAGGAGCACCCGGACAACGCCGAGGGGCTGGCGCAGCTGGCCGAGACGAAGCTGCTGCTGAACAAGCCCGCCGAGGCGCAGCAGCTGGTGGACAAGGTGCTGCGGATGCGGGCCCGCTACCCGCGCGCGCTCTACGTCCGCGCCCGGGCCATGGAACTGCAGGGCGACAAGCAGGGCGCCGAGGAGCACTACGGCTACGCGCTCATGGCCGATCCGCGCTTCGCCCCGGCGCTCTCGCGCATGTGGCGGCTCTACCGGGAGCGGGGCGAGAAAGGGGAGGCGATGGCGGCGCTGGAGAAGCTCTACTTCTCCGGCGAGGCCTCGGTGGAGGAGAAGGTGTCGCTCGCGGAGCTGTACGCCGAGAGCAAGACGAACCTGGAGCGCGGCCGCAAGCTCATCGACGAGGCGCTGCAGCGCGAGCCGGGCAACCCCAAGTACGTCGCCATCAAGGCGTCGCTCACGCAGGCGGCCCCGAAGAAGAAGCCTCAGGGCATCCAGATCATGCGCGGGAGGCGCTGAGCTTCTTCAGCGGGTGGGCCGAGGGCAGCGCGGCAGCGGACTCCACCACCTGCTCCAGGGCCTTGAGGCCCTTGCGCTGGCCCACCGCCACGACGGTGAGGTTCTCGCGGTTGAAGTAGCGCTGGGCCACCTGGCGCACGTTGGCGGCGGTCTGGGCGTCGACCAGGTCCGCGCGCCGGCTGAAGGACTCGGGCAGCCGGAACAGCTCGGTGCCGCCGAACCAGCCGGCCAGCTCGCCCGGCGAGTCCTGGGAGAATTCCAGCAGCATCCGGTGCCGGCGCTTGGCGCGGGCCAGCTCCTCGGGATCGATCTCCTGCTCGCACAGGGTGCCCAGCACGCGCAGCACTTCCTCGACCACCTTGGAGGCCTTCTCGGGGGCGCTGGCCGCGTCGATCTCGAACAGGCCCGTGTCGTGGAACGCGTCCAGCGAGGCGTGCAGCGAGTAGGCCAGGCCCCGCTTCTCGACGATCTCGAAGGGCAGGCGCGAGGACAGCCCGTCATCCAGCACGCGCCGGATGATCTGCAAGGCCGGGTAGTCCTCGTGGTGCTCGGGCACGGTGCGGAAGTTGAGGCGGAACTCCGTCTGGGACTCGTCGTGGGTGACGAAGTGCAGGCGGGGACCGGGCTCCGAGTCGGGAGGCGCGGCCTCGGTGGTGGCGGGGCCCTTGGGCAGGCGGGCGAAGGCGCGCTCTGCGAGGGAAAGCACCTCGGCGTGCTTCACCCGGCCGGCGGCCGTCACCACCAGGTTGCCGGCGACATAGTGCCGCGCGAAGTGCTCGAGCACCTGGGCGTGGGTGAGGTCGGAGACGGACTCGCGGGTGCCGGCGATCTTCAGCGACAGTGGGTGTTGGGGGAAGAGCAGGCGCTTGGACAGGTTGTCGATGTCGATGTCGCGGCCCTTCTCGTCCACCTCGTCCAGCATCTCCTCGAGGATGATCTGCCGCTCCACCTCCATGTCCGTGAGCCGAGGGCGGGTGAGCATGTCGCCGATGATGTCCATGCCCACGGCGAGGTGATCCGGGTGGATGGGGGTGTAGTAGTAGCCGTGGTCGCGGGTGGTGACGCCGTTGAGGTTGCCGCCGACCTCCTCCACGGCGGCGTTCATCCGCACGGTGTCGGGCCAGCCCTCGCTGCCGCGGAAGAAGAGGTGCTCCAGGAAGTGGCTCACGCCGTTGTTGGCGTCCACCTCGTGGCGGCTGCCCGTCCGGACGTACACGGCCAGCAGGGCGGTGTGCAGGTGGGGAGTCTCGACGGTGACGACGCGGAGCCCGGAGGGCAGCACGTCCCGATAGGGTGTGAAGCTCATGCGCGAGGGAGCCTTAACACGAAGGTGGTACCTTGGCCGGGCTGACTCTGGCAGGAAAGGGTGCCCCCGTGTGCCTGCAGAATCTGCTGGCTGACGGACAGGCCCAGCCCGGTGCCGCCCTCCTTGGTGGAGAAGAAGGGCTCGAAGAGGCGTCCCCGGACGGCTTCCGTCATGCCTCGGCCAGTGTCCTGGACGGAGATCTCCACTTCCTTGCTGTCCAGGCCCCGGGTGGAGACGGTGAGGCGGCCGCCATCCGGCATGGCCTCGCGGCTGTTGCGCACGAGGTTGAGGAGCACCTGGCGTAGCTGCCCCTCGTCGGCGAGCACCGGCGGGGTGTCCGGGGCGAAGTCGCGCACCACCTCGACGCCGGCGCGCTCGAGCTCCTCGCGGGAGAAGTCCAGCACCCCGCCCAGCACCTCCGTCACGTTCTCGGAGACGAGGGTGGGCTTGGGCGGACGGGCCATGCGCAGGTACTGCTCGGTGACATCCGTGAGCCGGTCCACCTCGCGCGTCACGGCGGTGAGCAGGTCATGGGCCTCGCGGCCCTCCTCCTCGGAGTGGAAGGTGGCGCGGGCGAGCGCGTCCCCGAGCATCTCCACGTTGAGGCCGATGGAGGACAGGGGGTTGCGGACCTCGTGGGCGACCTGGGCGGAGATGCGGCCCACGGCGGCGAGTTGCTCGGCGCGGGCCAGGGCCTCGGCCTGGGCCTTGAGCTGGGACTCACGGGCCTGGAGCGAGCGGGCCATGGCGTCGAACTCGCGGGCGAGCACGGCCACCTCGTCCTCGCCCTGCACGCCGAGCTGCGCGCTGTAGTCGCCCCGGCCGATGCGGGAGACGCCCTCGATGAGGGTGCGCACCGGGCGCAGGGTGCGCGCCGAGAGGAGGGTGGCGCCGAGGCCCACGCCGATGGCGACCAGGGACAGGGTGATGATGGCCAGGCCGGTGCGCCGCTCGCGCTCCTCGGCGCGGTCCACGCGGGAGCGGATGCGGTTGTCCAGGGCGGCGCGCACCACGCGCAGCTCGCGGCCGATGGAGGCCTCCCGGTCGCGCAGCTCGGAGGTTCGCTCCGCCACCTGTGCGCGGTCCGGGCTCTCCACCGCGAGCGCCGAGAAGATGGCCTCGGCCGTGCGACCGTGGGCCGCGTACTGTATCTCCAGCTCCGCGAAGCGGGCCTCCAGCTCGCGCACGAAGGGCACCTCGCCGGCAGGGGCGAAGGTGAGGATGTCCTGGGCCTTGGCGCGAGCGCCCGCAAGGCGCTGGGCCATCAGCGGAGGGAAATACAGGCGGGCGAGCCGGATGAGGGCGCGCCGCGTCTCGACGCTCTGCTCGTCCAGGAGGCGCTCGGTATCCTTGCCCTGGTTGGTGTGGAAGGTCTCCAGGGCGGCGGCGTCCTGGGAGAGCTGGAGGTAGCCCTGGCTGACGAGGCGGATCTCCTGCTGGTTGCGATGGAGCTCGGCCACGCTGAACAGGGACACCGCGCCGAAGGTGACGAGCACCACGGCGTAGCCCAGGAAGATGCGCGTGGCGAGCGAGAGCTTCATCGTGCGGAACCGGGGCGTCCAGGAGACGCCAACCGCATCGCTACGCTCGCGCCGGCCGGAGCGCAAGCTGATACCGTCCCGCCGAATGAGGCTCCGTTTCCTCCGTCATGCCTTCCTGGCCGCTGCCCTGGCTCTCGTCCCCGCGTGTCAGGAACAAGGGGGGGCGGCTCCCCAGGTCCAGCTCGTCACCACCTCGTGTGCCGGTACCTCCCCGTTGGAGGGCGTCACGCACCTGCGCCTGAAGGTGACGGGAGAGGGGTTGTCCGGACCCATTGAGCGTGTGACCCCGGTGCTCCTGCAGCCGGAGGACATCCCCGCAGTGCCCGCTGGGCCGAGGCGGATGCTGGAGGTCCGGGGCTACACAGGAGAGCCCACGAGCGCGGGCCGGGTGGTCTCCGTGGGCCGTTCGGGTCCGTTCGACATGCCAGAGAGCGGGGCGCCCGAGGCGCCCGTGCGCGTCATCCTTCGTCGGGTGGAGACCTTCGTCCCGGTGGAGGATGCGCAGCAGCCGGGAAACTGCCTGGGACTCACCGAGGAGAGGGCCGGGCACACGGCCACCCTCCTGGAGGACGGCCGGGTGCTGTTGGCGGGCGGTTTCCGCATTTCGGAAGAGGGGGCGGTGGAGACGCTGGCCTCCATTGAAATCCTGGACCCGATGGCGCGCACGTTCACCTTCGTGCCGGACCCAGGGGGAGACGCTGCGCGCCGTGCGTTCCACACGGCGGCGCGGACGATCGACGGGCGGGTGGCGCTGATGGGCGGAGAGACGCAATCAGGCACGGCGAGCACGCCGCTGCGAAGTGTTGCGGTGTTCAACCCAGCGACGCGGGAGGTGCAGCGGTTCGAGATGGCACAGGCGCGTTCCCGCCATGCGTCGGCGATCGATATTTCGGGCCGGGGGCTGGTGGTGGGAGGAGTGGGGGAGGGCGGCGCGGTGGTAACGAACCCCGAGGGAGTGGATCCCGCGGCGGGCCGAAGCTTCCCAGTGCCCACGCCAGTGCCTCGCACGGGCGTGAGCGTGACGGTGCTGGCGGATGGCCAGCGCATGGCGGTGGTGGGAGGCTCGGATGGGGCGCAGGTCTCCCGCGAGGTACAGGTCTTCGCCTTCAACGGCACCACGTTCGCGCCGACCCCCGAGAGCCAGCTGTTGCGCCAGGGGCGGAGGAACGCGGCTACGGCCCTCTATGACGACGGGAAGCGGTTGCTCGTGACGGGGGGCTACATGGATGCCGTCCCGACGACGGAGGGCATTACCAGGCCCGTGGCGGTGTCGGAGATCCTCAATCTCGAGGCAGGAAGCACGAGCGCCTCGGTAGGTCCCTCCATCGTGGGTCGGGGAGACTTGTGCGCGGTGTCCCTGCCAGAAGGCCGAGTGTTCACAGTGGGAGGGCAGCGGCCGGGAGAGGGAGGCTTGGTGAGCACAGGGCTCGCGGAACTCATCACTCCCACGCAGAACGTGACGGGCGGAGTGCTCGGTATGTCGCCAGTGGAGCCACCACGCTCCCTCCACACCTGCACAGCGCTACCGGATGGCTCGGTGCTCGTCACGGGCGGGCTGGATAACAACGGAGGCTCGACCCGGGTGGCCCCGGGGGCCTTCATCTTCATGCCGGTGCCCCGCGACTGAACCAGGCGCTTCAAAAGGTCATGAGGCCTCACATGCCCCGCTGGGTGGTTCTGCTGCAGTTCGCGTTCCTCGTGGGATGCACAAGCGGCACCACAAAGGTTGTCCGCCTGGACACGGGTCAGGGCGGTCCCATTGTCCATGTGCCGCGTCGCGACATGAAGACAGTGGACGTAGGCGACGACGCGTTCAGGAAGTCGGTCGCGAAACATGCGCGCACCGTGCCGACCCCTGCGCGGCCTCTGGTACATGCTCGCCAACTTTTTGGGGTACCCGAGCACAGTGGCTGGTATCGCTATGAGCGAAAAAGCCGGCGGCTGCTACCTCTCGAAGCCGGGAACGAGCTGAAGGTCGCGCTTTCGCCCGCTGATGCGGAGTTGAACCGCCTGTACTTTCTCTGGTGTGGCCGCGCTTGGGGATCGCCGCCTGGAGATTGCCTACGCCTGCTTGTGGACAGCCCTGTGCTGGAAGGCGACGGGAAATACGCTTTGGCGATGGCTATCGCTCAAGGCGCAGTGCTCGGGGAATTGAAGACTGCCTTCGGAGAGATGGTATCGCCCGAGGCAGTGGCAGCTGCCCTCGTGGGGGCAATGACGACGTACCTGTTGTTGTGGATGTTGCCCGAGCCCATCAGCAAGGGCGTCGCTGCGTTGATGACCGTGGGAATGGTGAGCTACCTGGGCTGGGACATGCTGTGGAAGCTGATCGATGGGTGGCGCGTTCTTGTGGCGAAGGTGGAGCGGGCCACCACCTTTGAGGAGATTCGCGCCGCTGGGGAGCAGTTCGCGAAGGTGATGGGGGACAAGGCCGCAAAGGCATTCGTGATGTTAGCGATGCTGGCGGTAGGGAATACAGCGGCGGGGATGGCGGCGAAGATGCCTACGCTGCCCGGGGCTGGGCAGGCAGCGGTAGTGGCGGAAGCCCAATTGATCCGGTATTCGGCCGCTGCGCTGGCTGAGGTTGAGTCGGTGGCGATCAATGCAGAGGGTGCTGTGGTCGTGTTGGCTCCCAACGCTGTTGCCATGACGGCGCGGGCCTCGGGCGGTGCAGGTTCTTCGGCCAAGGCTGGCTTCAGGTCTTTCAAATCCATGCGGGACTTCAAGAACGCGATGGGCCCTGCGGGCGAAGGAAAGAACTGGCATCAGACATCGGGTAACATTGAACGATTTGGTCCCGACGCTCTGCACAATACTGAGAATGCAATTGCGATAGATTCTCAGCTACACAAGCAAATCAGCGCATTCTATTCATCCAAGCAAGAACTCACGGACAATAGAGTTGTCCGCGAATGGTTGCGTGGGAAGAGTTACGAGGAGCAGCGGGACTTCGGGCTTATGATCTTGAGACGATT carries:
- a CDS encoding Kelch repeat-containing protein; translation: MRLRFLRHAFLAAALALVPACQEQGGAAPQVQLVTTSCAGTSPLEGVTHLRLKVTGEGLSGPIERVTPVLLQPEDIPAVPAGPRRMLEVRGYTGEPTSAGRVVSVGRSGPFDMPESGAPEAPVRVILRRVETFVPVEDAQQPGNCLGLTEERAGHTATLLEDGRVLLAGGFRISEEGAVETLASIEILDPMARTFTFVPDPGGDAARRAFHTAARTIDGRVALMGGETQSGTASTPLRSVAVFNPATREVQRFEMAQARSRHASAIDISGRGLVVGGVGEGGAVVTNPEGVDPAAGRSFPVPTPVPRTGVSVTVLADGQRMAVVGGSDGAQVSREVQVFAFNGTTFAPTPESQLLRQGRRNAATALYDDGKRLLVTGGYMDAVPTTEGITRPVAVSEILNLEAGSTSASVGPSIVGRGDLCAVSLPEGRVFTVGGQRPGEGGLVSTGLAELITPTQNVTGGVLGMSPVEPPRSLHTCTALPDGSVLVTGGLDNNGGSTRVAPGAFIFMPVPRD
- a CDS encoding sensor histidine kinase, with the protein product MKLSLATRIFLGYAVVLVTFGAVSLFSVAELHRNQQEIRLVSQGYLQLSQDAAALETFHTNQGKDTERLLDEQSVETRRALIRLARLYFPPLMAQRLAGARAKAQDILTFAPAGEVPFVRELEARFAELEIQYAAHGRTAEAIFSALAVESPDRAQVAERTSELRDREASIGRELRVVRAALDNRIRSRVDRAEERERRTGLAIITLSLVAIGVGLGATLLSARTLRPVRTLIEGVSRIGRGDYSAQLGVQGEDEVAVLAREFDAMARSLQARESQLKAQAEALARAEQLAAVGRISAQVAHEVRNPLSSIGLNVEMLGDALARATFHSEEEGREAHDLLTAVTREVDRLTDVTEQYLRMARPPKPTLVSENVTEVLGGVLDFSREELERAGVEVVRDFAPDTPPVLADEGQLRQVLLNLVRNSREAMPDGGRLTVSTRGLDSKEVEISVQDTGRGMTEAVRGRLFEPFFSTKEGGTGLGLSVSQQILQAHGGTLSCQSQPGQGTTFVLRLPRA
- a CDS encoding M16 family metallopeptidase, producing the protein MSFTPYRDVLPSGLRVVTVETPHLHTALLAVYVRTGSRHEVDANNGVSHFLEHLFFRGSEGWPDTVRMNAAVEEVGGNLNGVTTRDHGYYYTPIHPDHLAVGMDIIGDMLTRPRLTDMEVERQIILEEMLDEVDEKGRDIDIDNLSKRLLFPQHPLSLKIAGTRESVSDLTHAQVLEHFARHYVAGNLVVTAAGRVKHAEVLSLAERAFARLPKGPATTEAAPPDSEPGPRLHFVTHDESQTEFRLNFRTVPEHHEDYPALQIIRRVLDDGLSSRLPFEIVEKRGLAYSLHASLDAFHDTGLFEIDAASAPEKASKVVEEVLRVLGTLCEQEIDPEELARAKRRHRMLLEFSQDSPGELAGWFGGTELFRLPESFSRRADLVDAQTAANVRQVAQRYFNRENLTVVAVGQRKGLKALEQVVESAAALPSAHPLKKLSASRA
- a CDS encoding tetratricopeptide repeat protein, producing the protein MAAVQARTNNYEARLAEGRTLMAANQPGAAAKAFRAAANVAPENLEPLLLLAEAYRAAGDEGPAILALKEAEAIAPGSDPAIQKQMADLYRRQGHIEQAITVLVGLRDGDHLTDPELLALARLQARTGDPDGAFKSLEPIQRERPDDPDAKVVEAEILLIKGEELLAAKLMDRLVDENPGLIEARLLRVRYFFNSGYAAEALQDLSGITGKDAARPEVVLLRARLLTKLERHEEADAELTRLTEEHPDNAEGLAQLAETKLLLNKPAEAQQLVDKVLRMRARYPRALYVRARAMELQGDKQGAEEHYGYALMADPRFAPALSRMWRLYRERGEKGEAMAALEKLYFSGEASVEEKVSLAELYAESKTNLERGRKLIDEALQREPGNPKYVAIKASLTQAAPKKKPQGIQIMRGRR